In Nitrospirota bacterium, one DNA window encodes the following:
- the cas2 gene encoding CRISPR-associated endonuclease Cas2 codes for MNRSLYLIAYDITDGRRLNNVRYFLKGYSTGGQKSVYECFLTDGELRYVMRKLEGLIRREEDRVHIFTMDGRSRTHALGIAVQPKDPQYFYIG; via the coding sequence ATGAACAGGTCTCTCTATCTCATTGCATACGACATTACTGACGGCAGGAGGCTTAACAATGTGCGGTATTTCCTGAAGGGATACAGCACTGGCGGGCAGAAGTCTGTGTATGAATGTTTCCTGACTGACGGTGAGCTGCGATATGTGATGAGGAAGCTTGAAGGGTTGATCAGAAGAGAGGAGGACAGGGTACATATTTTTACTATGGACGGACGGAGCAGGACACATGCGTTGGGCATAGCTGTCCAACCTAAGGACCCGCAGTATTTTTACATAGGATAA
- a CDS encoding type II toxin-antitoxin system VapC family toxin codes for MKNVLIDTDILINFLRGREKSKEFLSSVIDDAAVYCSAITIAEIFAGMKEHEREKTEELLDSLNILDVNRVIAEKAGRYKNSIKSQSMELDDCIVAATAFAKQAVLATGNGKHYPMMDIEKVIITSE; via the coding sequence ATGAAAAATGTACTCATTGATACGGATATCCTGATAAATTTTCTAAGGGGAAGAGAAAAATCCAAAGAATTTCTTTCTTCCGTAATTGATGATGCAGCGGTCTATTGTTCTGCGATCACAATTGCCGAGATCTTTGCCGGCATGAAAGAGCACGAGAGGGAAAAGACAGAAGAACTCCTGGATAGCTTGAACATTCTTGATGTAAACAGGGTAATAGCTGAAAAGGCAGGACGTTATAAAAATAGTATAAAAAGTCAGAGTATGGAATTGGATGACTGCATTGTTGCAGCTACAGCATTTGCCAAGCAGGCTGTTCTTGCCACCGGAAATGGAAAACACTATCCGATGATGGATATTGAAAAAGTAATTATCACTTCAGAGTAA